One segment of Streptomyces sp. YIM 121038 DNA contains the following:
- the paaB gene encoding 1,2-phenylacetyl-CoA epoxidase subunit PaaB produces the protein MSSSTEWPLWEVFVRSRRGLSHTHAGSLHAPDADMALRNARDLYTRRSEGVSIWVVPSAEITASSPDEKDSFFDPAADKPYRHPTFYDIPEGVKHL, from the coding sequence ATGAGCAGCTCGACCGAATGGCCCCTGTGGGAAGTGTTCGTGCGCTCGCGCCGCGGCCTCTCGCACACCCACGCGGGCAGCCTGCACGCCCCGGACGCCGACATGGCCCTGCGCAACGCCCGTGATCTGTACACCCGCAGAAGCGAAGGCGTCTCCATCTGGGTCGTGCCCTCCGCCGAGATCACCGCGTCGTCCCCGGACGAGAAGGACTCCTTCTTCGATCCGGCCGCCGACAAGCCGTACCGCCACCCGACGTTCTACGACATCCCGGAAGGAGTGAAGCACCTGTGA
- a CDS encoding Stp1/IreP family PP2C-type Ser/Thr phosphatase: protein MSLSLRFAAGSHKGMIREGNEDSGYAGPRLLAIADGMGGQAAGEVASSEVISTLVTLDDDVPGSDILTSLGTAVQRANDQLRLMVEEDPQLEGMGTTLTALLWTGQRLGLVHVGDSRAYLLRDGVLTQITQDHTWVQRLVDEGRITEEEATTHPQRSLLMRALGSGDHVEPDLSIREVRAGDRYLICSDGLSGVVSHQTMEDTLASYQGPQETVQELIQLALRGGGPDNITVIVADVLDIDTGDTLAGQLSDTPVVVGAVAENQLQTSDGGAMETPAGRASGLGRPAPPSAGGFGPPGSGDTAGYVPEGSFGAYDDEDFVKPGGGRKWLKRSLYTALALAVVAGGLYGGYRWTQTQYYVGTNDEHVALYRGIDQDLAWVSLSKVEKDHPEIELKYLPPYQRKQVEEAIVEDSLDDAQRKIEELGLQASACEKDAERRRIERENKERSERESKPSAKPGEGEAGGMSGQTGAPASDDDKNAKDDKSKSTTAPTPTPGPSLSEEEKKLVPQCGKQ from the coding sequence ATGAGTCTGTCACTGCGCTTCGCCGCCGGATCGCACAAAGGCATGATCCGGGAAGGGAACGAGGACTCCGGTTACGCCGGTCCGCGGCTCCTGGCCATCGCCGACGGCATGGGGGGTCAGGCCGCGGGCGAGGTGGCGAGCTCCGAGGTGATCTCGACGCTCGTCACGCTCGACGACGACGTGCCGGGTTCGGACATCCTCACCTCGCTCGGCACCGCCGTGCAGCGGGCCAACGACCAGCTGCGGCTGATGGTCGAGGAGGACCCGCAGCTGGAGGGCATGGGCACGACGCTCACCGCCCTGCTGTGGACGGGCCAGCGGCTCGGCCTGGTGCACGTCGGCGACTCGCGCGCGTATCTGCTGCGCGACGGCGTGCTCACCCAGATCACGCAGGACCACACCTGGGTGCAGCGGCTCGTGGACGAGGGCCGCATCACCGAGGAGGAGGCGACGACGCATCCGCAGCGCTCGCTGCTGATGCGCGCCCTCGGCAGCGGCGACCACGTGGAGCCGGATCTGTCGATCCGCGAAGTCCGCGCGGGCGACCGGTACTTGATCTGCTCGGACGGCCTCTCCGGCGTCGTGTCGCACCAGACGATGGAGGACACGCTCGCCAGCTACCAGGGCCCCCAGGAGACCGTGCAGGAGCTGATCCAGCTCGCCCTGCGCGGCGGCGGCCCGGACAACATCACGGTGATCGTGGCCGACGTCCTGGACATCGACACCGGCGACACCCTCGCGGGCCAGCTGTCCGACACCCCCGTGGTGGTCGGCGCGGTCGCGGAGAACCAGCTGCAGACGAGCGACGGCGGAGCCATGGAGACCCCGGCGGGCCGCGCCTCCGGCCTCGGCCGTCCCGCGCCGCCGTCCGCGGGCGGCTTCGGCCCGCCCGGCAGCGGCGACACCGCGGGGTACGTCCCGGAGGGCTCCTTCGGGGCGTACGACGACGAGGACTTCGTGAAGCCCGGCGGCGGCCGCAAGTGGCTGAAGAGATCGCTGTACACGGCCCTCGCGCTCGCCGTGGTCGCGGGCGGCCTCTACGGGGGCTACCGCTGGACGCAGACGCAGTACTACGTGGGCACGAACGACGAGCACGTAGCGCTCTACCGCGGCATCGACCAGGACCTGGCCTGGGTGAGCCTGTCGAAGGTCGAGAAGGACCACCCCGAGATCGAACTCAAGTACCTGCCGCCGTACCAGCGCAAGCAGGTCGAGGAGGCCATCGTCGAGGACAGCCTCGACGACGCCCAGCGGAAGATCGAGGAGCTGGGCCTGCAGGCGTCGGCGTGCGAGAAGGACGCCGAGCGGCGCAGGATCGAGCGGGAGAACAAGGAGCGTTCGGAGCGCGAGTCCAAGCCGAGCGCCAAGCCCGGTGAGGGCGAGGCGGGCGGCATGAGCGGCCAGACCGGCGCACCCGCGTCCGACGACGACAAGAACGCCAAGGACGACAAGTCCAAGTCCACCACCGCACCGACTCCCACACCCGGCCCCAGCCTCTCCGAGGAGGAGAAGAAGCTGGTCCCGCAGTGCGGTAAGCAGTAA
- a CDS encoding FtsW/RodA/SpoVE family cell cycle protein, which produces MSSSTTHTSTIGAIGAPSRRNTELALLVFAVVIPLFAYMNVGLAISGELPPGMLGYGLGLGLLAGVAHLVVRKFAPYADPLLLPLGTLLNGLGLVVIWRLDQSERLQQLAKASFGAFSPSAPKQLLYSAVGIALFVIVMLFLKDHRVLQRYTYISMVAAIGLLLLPLVPGLGKNIYGAKIWIQVGAFSIQPAEFAKIVIAVFFAGYLMVKRDALALASRRFMGLYLPRGRDLGPILAVWAMSILILVFETDLGTSLLFFGMFVVMLYVATERTSWIVFGLLMSAVGAVTVASFEPHVKVRVDAWLDPFNADVIQATGTDQIAQSMMAFGSGGTLGSGLGQGHSDLIGFAANSDFILATYGEELGLAGVMAILMIYGLIVERGVRTALAARDPFGKLLAIGLSGAFAIQVFVVAGGVMGLIPLTGMTMPFIAYGGSSVIANWALIGVLLRISDTARRPAPSPAPNPDAEMTQVVRP; this is translated from the coding sequence ATGAGCAGTAGCACTACACACACGTCGACGATCGGCGCCATCGGTGCGCCGAGCCGGCGCAACACCGAGCTCGCGCTCCTGGTGTTCGCCGTCGTCATTCCGCTGTTCGCCTATATGAACGTGGGCCTCGCTATCTCCGGCGAGCTCCCCCCGGGCATGCTCGGCTACGGCCTCGGACTCGGCCTGCTCGCGGGCGTAGCGCACCTGGTGGTGCGCAAGTTCGCGCCGTACGCCGACCCGCTCCTTCTGCCGCTCGGCACGCTGCTCAACGGCCTGGGCCTGGTGGTGATCTGGCGCCTGGACCAGTCGGAGAGACTCCAGCAGCTGGCCAAGGCGTCGTTCGGGGCGTTCAGCCCGTCCGCGCCGAAGCAGTTGCTGTACTCGGCGGTCGGCATCGCGCTGTTCGTGATCGTCATGCTGTTCCTGAAGGACCACCGCGTCCTGCAGCGGTACACGTACATCTCGATGGTCGCCGCGATCGGGCTGCTGCTGCTGCCGCTGGTCCCGGGCCTCGGCAAGAACATCTACGGCGCCAAGATCTGGATCCAGGTCGGCGCGTTCTCGATCCAGCCCGCGGAGTTCGCGAAGATCGTCATCGCGGTGTTCTTCGCGGGCTATCTGATGGTCAAGCGGGACGCGCTCGCGCTGGCCAGCCGCCGCTTCATGGGTCTGTACCTGCCGCGCGGCCGTGACCTCGGTCCGATCCTCGCCGTGTGGGCGATGTCCATCCTGATCCTGGTCTTCGAGACCGACCTCGGTACGTCGCTGCTGTTCTTCGGCATGTTCGTCGTGATGCTGTACGTCGCCACGGAGCGCACCAGCTGGATCGTGTTCGGTCTGCTGATGTCGGCCGTGGGCGCGGTCACCGTGGCCTCCTTCGAGCCGCACGTGAAGGTGCGTGTGGACGCCTGGCTCGACCCGTTCAACGCCGATGTCATCCAGGCGACCGGTACCGACCAGATCGCCCAGTCAATGATGGCGTTCGGCTCCGGCGGCACCCTCGGCAGCGGCCTCGGCCAGGGCCACTCCGACCTGATCGGCTTCGCCGCCAACTCCGACTTCATCCTCGCCACGTACGGTGAGGAGCTGGGTCTCGCCGGTGTCATGGCGATCCTGATGATCTACGGCCTGATCGTGGAGCGGGGCGTGCGCACGGCGCTCGCGGCCCGCGACCCGTTCGGCAAGCTGCTCGCGATCGGCCTGTCCGGCGCGTTCGCCATCCAGGTGTTCGTCGTCGCGGGCGGCGTCATGGGCCTGATCCCGCTGACCGGTATGACGATGCCGTTCATCGCGTACGGCGGTTCGTCCGTGATCGCCAACTGGGCGCTGATCGGGGTCCTGCTGCGCATCAGCGACACCGCGCGCCGCCCGGCGCCGTCGCCCGCCCCGAACCCCGACGCCGAGATGACCCAGGTGGTACGGCCGTGA
- a CDS encoding acyl-CoA dehydrogenase family protein, which yields MDFTFTEEQQAALEAAQAVFADVAPDGVPSPSLTPGAVADDFDRALWAKLAEADLLSLLLAPEYGGSGLDAIALCLVLRESAKVLARVPLLESSAAAYAVQTYGSAELKQRLLARAARGEAVLTVAAHGRTGHDGAELAVTARPDGADWLLDGVQTAVAWAHTTDFTLVPATAPEGRTVLAVVSRAAPGLSLAEQISTSGERLGELHLDSVRVPESDLITTDGAWDFLRDLLTTGTCALALGLGTRVLRMTSEYAGKREQFGHPIATFQAVAVQAADRYIDLRAMEATLWQAAWRLSTPDRTAPGDGLLPVAADIAVAKTWASDGVRRVVQTAQHLHGGFGADTDYPLHRYHAWAKHLELSLGPAAAHEEALGEVLAAHALG from the coding sequence GTGGACTTCACCTTCACCGAGGAGCAGCAGGCAGCGCTGGAAGCGGCCCAGGCGGTCTTCGCCGACGTCGCACCCGACGGCGTGCCCAGCCCCTCCCTCACCCCCGGGGCCGTCGCCGACGACTTCGACCGCGCCCTGTGGGCCAAGCTCGCCGAGGCCGATCTGCTCAGCCTGCTCCTCGCCCCCGAGTACGGCGGCTCCGGCCTCGACGCCATCGCGCTCTGCCTCGTCCTGCGCGAATCAGCGAAGGTACTCGCCCGCGTCCCGCTCCTGGAGTCCAGCGCGGCCGCGTATGCCGTACAGACCTACGGCAGCGCCGAGTTGAAGCAGCGGCTCCTCGCACGGGCCGCCCGGGGCGAAGCCGTCCTGACCGTGGCCGCGCACGGCCGCACCGGACACGACGGGGCCGAGCTCGCCGTCACCGCGCGGCCCGACGGGGCCGACTGGCTCCTCGACGGCGTCCAGACCGCCGTGGCCTGGGCGCACACCACCGACTTCACCCTCGTACCGGCCACCGCACCGGAAGGCCGCACCGTCCTCGCCGTCGTCTCCCGCGCAGCCCCGGGCCTGAGCCTCGCCGAGCAGATCTCCACCAGCGGCGAACGCCTCGGCGAACTGCACCTGGACTCCGTGCGCGTGCCCGAATCCGACCTCATCACCACTGACGGGGCCTGGGACTTCCTACGTGATCTGCTCACCACCGGCACCTGCGCGCTCGCGCTCGGCCTCGGCACCAGGGTGCTGCGCATGACCAGCGAATACGCCGGAAAGCGCGAGCAGTTCGGCCACCCCATCGCCACGTTCCAGGCCGTCGCGGTCCAGGCCGCCGACCGCTACATCGACCTGCGCGCGATGGAAGCGACCCTCTGGCAGGCCGCCTGGCGCCTCAGCACACCGGACCGCACGGCCCCCGGCGACGGGCTGCTCCCTGTCGCCGCCGACATCGCGGTCGCCAAGACCTGGGCCTCGGACGGCGTACGCCGCGTCGTCCAGACCGCCCAACACCTGCACGGCGGCTTCGGCGCCGACACCGATTACCCCCTGCACCGCTACCACGCCTGGGCCAAGCACCTGGAGCTCTCCCTCGGCCCTGCGGCAGCCCACGAGGAAGCACTGGGCGAGGTACTCGCCGCCCACGCCCTCGGCTGA
- the paaD gene encoding 1,2-phenylacetyl-CoA epoxidase subunit PaaD: protein MVSVAPTALEERLLALAGSVPDPELPVLTLAELGVVRAVRASGPGRVEVELTPTYTGCPAIEAMSADIEQILHEHGVADVQVRTVLSPAWSTDDISAEGRRKLAEFGIAPPRPHAAEGPVPLTLAVRCPHCGSTDTELLSRFSSTACKALRRCVACREPFDHFKEL from the coding sequence ATGGTGAGCGTCGCGCCCACCGCCCTCGAGGAGCGCCTGCTCGCCCTGGCGGGTTCGGTGCCCGACCCCGAGCTGCCCGTCCTGACCCTCGCCGAGCTCGGCGTGGTCCGTGCCGTCCGCGCCAGCGGCCCCGGCCGGGTCGAGGTCGAGCTGACGCCGACGTACACCGGCTGCCCCGCGATCGAGGCCATGTCCGCCGACATAGAGCAGATCCTCCACGAGCACGGCGTGGCCGACGTCCAGGTGCGCACGGTGCTCTCCCCTGCCTGGTCCACGGACGACATCAGTGCCGAAGGCCGCCGCAAGCTCGCCGAGTTCGGCATCGCCCCGCCTCGCCCGCACGCCGCCGAAGGGCCCGTGCCGCTCACCCTCGCCGTGCGCTGCCCGCACTGCGGCTCCACCGACACCGAGCTGCTCAGCCGCTTCTCGTCCACGGCCTGCAAGGCACTGCGCCGCTGCGTGGCCTGCCGCGAACCCTTCGACCACTTCAAGGAGCTGTGA
- a CDS encoding dihydrofolate reductase family protein, producing the protein MRDASTGKVVVNRAMSLDGFIAGPGHTMDWIFEHMTSATFPEVMAATGAMLVGRGTYEVGKRMSDENTGYDGGPQFVLTHRPPDEPDPHVTFLTCDIEEAVATARRAAGDQNLEILGADVAAQCLQRGLVDEILVYVLPVLLGDGVRFTPPGLGRIDLEPFSNVQSGGVTMLRFHVHK; encoded by the coding sequence ATGAGGGATGCGAGCACCGGCAAGGTCGTCGTGAACAGGGCGATGTCCCTGGACGGCTTCATCGCCGGTCCCGGCCACACGATGGACTGGATCTTCGAGCACATGACGTCGGCGACGTTCCCGGAGGTCATGGCGGCCACCGGCGCCATGCTCGTCGGCCGGGGCACGTACGAGGTCGGCAAGCGCATGTCCGACGAGAACACCGGCTACGACGGCGGGCCGCAGTTCGTCCTCACCCACCGCCCGCCCGACGAGCCGGATCCCCACGTCACCTTCCTCACCTGCGACATCGAGGAGGCCGTGGCCACGGCACGCCGCGCCGCCGGCGACCAGAACCTGGAGATCCTCGGCGCCGACGTGGCCGCCCAGTGCCTACAGCGCGGCCTCGTCGACGAGATCCTGGTGTACGTGCTGCCGGTGCTGCTCGGCGACGGCGTCCGCTTCACACCGCCGGGCCTCGGCCGGATCGACCTGGAGCCCTTCAGCAACGTCCAGTCGGGCGGGGTCACCATGCTGCGCTTCCACGTGCACAAGTAA
- a CDS encoding FHA domain-containing protein, which yields MSELTLTVMRLGFLAVLWLFVIVAVQVIRSDLFGTRVTQRGSRREGGRQAARQAAAPPPQRQQDGGGRGRQGGGGGRQRRGAPTKLVVSEGTLTGTTVALQGQTISLGRAHDSTIVLDDDYASSRHARIYPDRDGQWIVEDLGSTNGTYLDRTRLTTPTPVPLGAPIRIGKTVIELRK from the coding sequence ATGTCAGAGCTGACCCTGACGGTCATGCGGCTGGGTTTCCTGGCCGTTCTGTGGCTGTTCGTGATCGTGGCCGTCCAGGTCATCCGCAGCGACCTGTTCGGTACGCGCGTCACTCAGCGCGGCTCGCGCCGTGAGGGCGGACGGCAGGCGGCCCGGCAGGCCGCCGCGCCACCGCCGCAGCGCCAGCAGGACGGTGGCGGCCGCGGACGGCAGGGCGGCGGGGGCGGCCGCCAGCGCCGTGGCGCCCCCACGAAGCTGGTCGTCTCGGAAGGGACGCTCACGGGTACGACCGTGGCCCTGCAGGGCCAGACGATCTCGCTCGGCCGGGCGCACGACTCGACCATCGTGCTGGACGACGACTACGCCTCCAGCAGGCATGCCAGGATCTATCCGGACCGTGACGGCCAGTGGATCGTCGAGGACCTCGGGTCCACCAACGGCACGTATCTCGACCGGACCCGCCTGACCACCCCGACGCCCGTTCCGCTGGGCGCGCCGATCCGCATCGGCAAGACCGTCATCGAGCTGCGGAAGTAG
- a CDS encoding DUF2252 domain-containing protein: MPHVDGFARLPAHGAGHHPRPKQEGKALRTRVPRSAHAEYAEDDHRPDPLAVLAETNKGRIPELTPIRTGRMAATPFAFLRGAAGLMAYDLARTPTTGIGAQICGDAHAANFGLYGDARGGLIIDLNDFDETVHGPWEWDVKRLATSLVLAGREAGATEDTCKEAAHDAVGAYRRTMRLLAKLPVLDAWNAIADEELVSHTDARDLLGTLDRVSEKARQNTSARFAAKSTEPVPTAGDDHGGVTPRRFVDAPPVLRRIPDAEAAAVALALGEYRSTLSADRLPLLARYAIQDVAFRVVGTGSVGLRSYVVLLLDHRGEPLVLQVKEACPSALLPHLPTAGFKEQEAVHEGRRVVLGQKRMQVVSDFLLGWTTIAGRPYQVRQFRNRKGSVDPAALAADQLDDYGRMTGALLARAHAHSADPRLISGYCGKNAELDEAMADFAMTYADRTEADHARLVAAVREGRVAAEAGV; encoded by the coding sequence CTGCCGCACGTGGACGGATTCGCCCGCCTGCCCGCGCACGGTGCGGGCCACCACCCGCGGCCCAAGCAGGAAGGCAAGGCCCTGCGCACCCGCGTCCCGCGCTCCGCACACGCGGAGTACGCCGAGGACGACCACCGCCCCGACCCCCTCGCCGTCCTGGCCGAGACCAACAAGGGCCGGATCCCCGAGCTCACCCCCATCCGCACCGGCAGGATGGCCGCGACCCCCTTCGCCTTCCTGCGCGGCGCCGCCGGACTCATGGCGTACGACCTCGCGCGCACCCCCACCACCGGCATCGGCGCACAGATCTGCGGCGACGCCCACGCGGCCAACTTCGGGCTCTACGGAGACGCCCGCGGCGGCCTCATCATCGACCTGAACGACTTCGACGAGACCGTGCACGGCCCCTGGGAGTGGGACGTCAAACGCCTGGCCACCTCCCTCGTCCTCGCGGGCCGCGAGGCGGGTGCCACCGAGGACACCTGCAAGGAAGCCGCCCACGACGCCGTCGGCGCATACCGCCGCACGATGCGGCTGCTCGCCAAACTCCCGGTCCTCGACGCGTGGAACGCGATAGCCGATGAGGAACTGGTCTCCCACACCGACGCACGCGACCTGCTCGGCACCCTCGACCGGGTCTCGGAGAAGGCCCGGCAGAACACGAGCGCCCGCTTCGCGGCCAAGTCGACCGAGCCCGTCCCCACCGCCGGGGACGACCACGGCGGCGTCACACCGAGGCGCTTCGTCGACGCGCCTCCGGTCCTGCGCCGCATACCGGACGCCGAGGCCGCGGCGGTGGCCCTGGCCCTTGGCGAGTACCGGAGCACGCTGTCGGCGGACCGGCTCCCCCTGCTCGCGCGCTATGCGATCCAGGACGTGGCGTTCCGCGTCGTCGGCACGGGAAGCGTCGGGCTGCGCTCCTATGTGGTGCTGCTCCTGGACCACCGGGGCGAGCCGCTCGTCCTCCAGGTCAAGGAGGCGTGCCCCTCGGCGCTGCTGCCGCACCTGCCGACGGCCGGGTTCAAGGAACAGGAAGCCGTCCACGAGGGCCGGCGCGTGGTGCTGGGCCAGAAGCGGATGCAGGTCGTCAGTGACTTCCTGCTCGGCTGGACCACGATCGCCGGACGCCCCTACCAGGTACGGCAGTTCAGGAACCGCAAGGGCAGCGTCGACCCGGCCGCGCTCGCCGCCGACCAGCTGGACGACTACGGCCGCATGACCGGAGCCCTGCTGGCCCGCGCCCACGCCCACAGCGCGGACCCCCGGCTCATATCCGGATACTGCGGCAAGAACGCCGAACTGGACGAGGCGATGGCCGACTTCGCGATGACGTACGCCGACCGCACAGAGGCGGACCACGCCCGACTTGTCGCTGCCGTACGCGAGGGGCGGGTAGCTGCTGAGGCAGGGGTCTGA
- a CDS encoding DUF3662 and FHA domain-containing protein, with amino-acid sequence MGVLKKFEQRLEGLVNGTFAKVFKSEVQPVEIAGALQRECDNNATIWNRERTVVPNDFIVELSAPDFERLSPYSGQLGDELSGMVREYAKQQRYSFMGPIKVHLEKAEDLDTGLYRVRSRTLASSTSQTPDAAPGGSAGPGGPASPGGGPTSAGQGARGGFGQPQGPSGAPPMPAAPPPGAGAGRGAQAPGRPPQGPGAGPGAQVRRWIEINGNRHQISRPTLVLGRSTDADVRIDDPGVSRRHCEIRTGTPSTIQDLGSTNGIVVDGQHTTRATLRDGSRIVVGSTTIIYRQAEG; translated from the coding sequence ATGGGAGTTCTGAAGAAGTTCGAGCAGCGACTCGAAGGTCTGGTCAACGGCACCTTCGCCAAGGTGTTCAAGTCCGAGGTCCAGCCGGTCGAGATCGCGGGCGCGCTCCAGCGCGAGTGCGACAACAACGCGACGATCTGGAACCGCGAGCGGACGGTCGTCCCGAACGACTTCATCGTGGAGCTCAGCGCCCCCGACTTCGAGCGCCTGAGCCCGTACTCCGGACAGCTCGGCGACGAGCTGTCCGGCATGGTGCGCGAGTACGCGAAGCAGCAGCGCTACAGCTTCATGGGCCCCATCAAGGTCCACCTGGAGAAGGCCGAGGACCTCGACACCGGCCTATACCGGGTGCGCAGCCGCACGCTCGCGTCCAGCACCTCGCAGACCCCCGACGCGGCTCCCGGCGGCTCCGCGGGCCCCGGTGGCCCGGCGAGCCCCGGCGGCGGGCCCACGAGCGCGGGCCAGGGCGCCCGTGGGGGCTTCGGCCAGCCGCAGGGCCCCTCGGGCGCCCCTCCCATGCCCGCCGCGCCGCCTCCCGGCGCGGGCGCGGGCCGCGGCGCCCAGGCGCCGGGCCGCCCGCCGCAGGGCCCCGGCGCGGGCCCGGGCGCACAAGTACGGCGCTGGATTGAGATCAACGGCAATCGCCACCAGATCTCCCGCCCGACGCTGGTGCTGGGCCGCAGCACCGACGCCGATGTGCGGATCGACGACCCCGGCGTATCCCGCCGGCACTGTGAGATCCGGACCGGAACGCCCTCGACGATCCAGGATCTCGGGTCTACCAACGGCATCGTGGTAGACGGGCAGCACACCACCCGCGCTACGCTCCGCGACGGCTCGCGGATCGTCGTGGGCAGCACGACCATCATTTACCGGCAAGCCGAAGGGTGA
- the paaC gene encoding 1,2-phenylacetyl-CoA epoxidase subunit PaaC — translation MTTTPRTAGIAALALGDDALVLSHRLGEWAGHAPVLEEEVALANIALDLLGQARILLSLAGDEDELAFLREERAFRNAQLVEQPNGDFAHTIARQLYFSVYQNLLYTQLATTDSELAPLAAKAAKEVAYHQDHAEQWTLRLGDGTAESHQRMQRGLDALWRFTGELFQPVPGLDIAWQTLREQWTATVTGVIEKATLTVPEGPQSGAWTAGAGREGLHTEPFGRMLAEMQHLHRSHPGASW, via the coding sequence GTGACCACGACCCCCCGCACCGCCGGCATCGCGGCCCTCGCCCTCGGCGACGACGCGCTGGTGCTCTCGCACCGCCTGGGAGAGTGGGCGGGTCACGCCCCCGTCCTCGAAGAAGAGGTCGCCCTGGCGAACATCGCCCTGGACCTCCTCGGCCAGGCCCGCATCCTGCTGTCCCTCGCGGGCGACGAGGACGAGCTGGCGTTCCTGCGCGAGGAGCGCGCCTTCCGCAACGCCCAGCTGGTCGAGCAGCCCAATGGCGACTTCGCCCACACCATCGCCCGCCAGCTCTACTTCTCCGTCTACCAGAACCTGCTGTACACCCAGCTGGCCACCACGGACAGCGAGTTGGCCCCCCTGGCCGCGAAGGCCGCCAAGGAAGTGGCCTACCACCAGGACCACGCCGAGCAGTGGACGCTCCGGCTCGGCGACGGCACGGCGGAGAGCCACCAGCGGATGCAGCGCGGCCTGGACGCCCTGTGGCGGTTCACGGGAGAGCTGTTCCAGCCGGTGCCCGGCCTGGACATCGCCTGGCAGACGCTGCGCGAGCAGTGGACCGCCACGGTCACCGGAGTCATCGAGAAGGCCACGCTCACCGTCCCGGAGGGCCCGCAGAGCGGGGCCTGGACAGCGGGCGCGGGGCGCGAGGGCCTGCACACGGAGCCGTTCGGCCGGATGCTCGCCGAAATGCAGCACCTGCACCGCAGCCACCCGGGGGCGTCATGGTGA
- a CDS encoding rhodanese-like domain-containing protein: MPTVTVADLSDGDFLLDVREDDEWQAGHAADALHIPMSEFVSRFGELTEAAPQDGRVNVICRSGGRSAQVTMYLAQQGIDAANVDGGMQVWEASGKPVVDDKGQPGTVI, translated from the coding sequence GTGCCCACGGTCACAGTCGCTGATCTCTCGGACGGCGACTTCCTGCTCGACGTCCGTGAGGACGATGAGTGGCAGGCTGGCCACGCGGCGGATGCGCTGCACATTCCGATGAGTGAATTCGTGTCCCGTTTCGGGGAGTTGACCGAGGCGGCGCCGCAGGACGGCAGGGTGAACGTGATCTGCCGGTCCGGGGGCCGTTCGGCACAGGTGACGATGTACCTCGCCCAGCAGGGCATCGACGCGGCCAACGTGGACGGTGGCATGCAGGTCTGGGAGGCCTCCGGCAAGCCCGTCGTCGACGACAAGGGTCAGCCGGGCACTGTGATCTAG
- the paaE gene encoding 1,2-phenylacetyl-CoA epoxidase subunit PaaE yields the protein MARFHQLRVAAVEQLTDDSVALTFDVPPDLREDYRYTPGQHLALRRVVDGVEIRRTYSICSPAPAPQQAGAPGTLRVGVRVVDGGAFSTYAHKEIAVDDELEVMTPAGRFTLDPAPGRYAAVVGGSGITPVLSIVTTLLEREPRAQFCLIRSDRTTASTMFLEEVADLKDRWPDRFQLVTVLSREEQQAGLASGRLDQERLAALLPALLAVPEVDGWFLCGPYGLVQSAERTLRSLGVDRRRIHEEIFHVDDAPTAAATVPVREHSTVTVTLDGRSGTWPVQAGETLLDTVLRNRADAPFACKGGVCGTCRAFKVSGDVRMDRNFALEPEETEAGYVLACQSHPTTDKVELDFDR from the coding sequence ATGGCGCGCTTCCACCAGCTGCGCGTAGCGGCCGTCGAGCAGCTCACCGACGACTCCGTGGCCCTGACCTTCGACGTCCCCCCGGACCTGCGCGAGGACTACCGCTACACCCCGGGCCAGCACCTCGCCCTCCGCCGCGTCGTCGACGGTGTGGAGATCCGGCGGACCTACTCGATCTGCTCCCCGGCACCCGCTCCCCAGCAGGCCGGGGCCCCCGGCACGTTGCGGGTCGGCGTGCGCGTGGTGGACGGCGGCGCTTTCTCGACGTACGCGCACAAGGAAATAGCCGTGGACGACGAGCTGGAGGTGATGACCCCCGCGGGCCGCTTCACCCTGGACCCCGCCCCCGGCCGGTACGCGGCGGTGGTCGGCGGCAGCGGCATCACCCCGGTCCTCTCCATCGTCACCACGCTCCTGGAGCGGGAACCGCGCGCCCAGTTCTGCCTCATCCGAAGCGACCGCACCACGGCGTCCACGATGTTCCTCGAGGAGGTCGCCGACCTCAAGGACCGCTGGCCGGACCGGTTCCAGCTGGTGACGGTGCTCTCCCGCGAGGAGCAGCAGGCCGGGCTCGCCTCCGGGCGGCTCGACCAGGAGCGGCTCGCGGCCCTGCTGCCCGCGCTGCTCGCGGTGCCCGAGGTCGACGGCTGGTTCCTGTGCGGCCCGTACGGCCTGGTGCAGAGCGCGGAGCGGACCCTGCGGTCCCTCGGCGTGGACCGGCGCCGCATCCACGAGGAGATATTCCACGTCGACGACGCCCCCACGGCAGCCGCGACCGTGCCGGTGCGCGAGCACAGCACCGTCACCGTGACCCTCGACGGCCGCTCCGGCACCTGGCCGGTGCAGGCGGGGGAGACGCTCCTCGACACGGTGCTGCGCAACCGCGCGGACGCGCCGTTCGCCTGCAAGGGAGGAGTCTGCGGCACCTGCCGGGCCTTCAAGGTCTCCGGCGACGTCCGCATGGACCGGAACTTCGCCCTGGAGCCGGAGGAGACCGAGGCCGGGTACGTCCTGGCCTGCCAGTCCCATCCGACCACGGACAAGGTGGAGCTGGACTTCGACCGCTGA